A part of Paenibacillus sp. IHBB 10380 genomic DNA contains:
- the coaW gene encoding type II pantothenate kinase, which translates to MGIDAGGSLIKIAYMNQSIIEYRVFDSMELGVAALWINEYFQEATICLTGGKGSHLQSLLKHETKNIVEFDATCRGIQFLLNLEGAPLESFILTNVGTGTSIHFFDSGRHVRVGGTGVGGGTMMGLSLLLTDIEEYNKIVNISKKGNRDDIDLKVRNIYEGSESPISGDLTASNFGNVQMLKLPSKKEDLLASIIGLVGETVATTSVLAADSYGTTSIVYIGLSFIHNEILREVVSNYTNLRGASPLFVRNGEYSGAVGALMSI; encoded by the coding sequence GTGGGTATTGATGCAGGAGGTTCGTTAATAAAAATTGCATATATGAACCAAAGCATAATAGAGTACCGTGTATTTGATTCAATGGAACTTGGAGTTGCAGCTTTATGGATTAATGAATATTTTCAAGAAGCAACAATTTGTCTCACTGGTGGTAAAGGGTCTCACTTGCAATCATTACTTAAACATGAAACAAAGAATATTGTTGAATTCGATGCAACTTGTCGGGGAATACAATTTCTCTTAAATCTCGAGGGAGCACCTTTGGAATCATTTATACTAACGAATGTAGGAACGGGGACTTCAATCCACTTTTTCGATTCAGGTAGGCACGTGCGTGTTGGTGGAACTGGTGTTGGGGGAGGCACAATGATGGGACTATCCTTATTATTAACTGACATAGAAGAATATAATAAAATAGTTAATATTTCGAAAAAAGGTAATAGAGACGATATTGACCTTAAAGTAAGGAATATTTACGAAGGGTCTGAGTCTCCAATATCAGGAGATTTAACAGCAAGTAATTTTGGGAATGTACAGATGTTGAAGTTACCTTCAAAAAAAGAAGATTTGTTGGCATCCATTATTGGACTAGTTGGGGAAACAGTGGCAACTACAAGCGTCCTTGCTGCTGATTCATATGGGACTACAAGTATAGTCTATATAGGATTGTCTTTTATCCATAATGAAATTCTCAGAGAAGTAGTATCTAACTATACAAATCTTAGGGGAGCAAGTCCATTGTTTGTTCGAAATGGTGAATACAGCGGAGCGGTTGGAGCATTAATGTCAATATAA
- a CDS encoding GNAT family N-acetyltransferase: MFELSKHEYYKVKFLIETGYNHPEIVSIIEQNNPGWIFIDDKLIPETALVWSKGIKGFYLIGNENNHDFLKDINENITTIIAPRMRGMGLDYFEASGNSGKWKLDDIFSSRVINRWGQFVYKYVDSKEKLIISEIDGYNFITLGKREFINEEFKRKELLQSHINLFWDSEEQFLSKGFGCIALEGDEIVGICYSSFITNETHAIGVETLTEHQRKGIGYQLAARVVNEIIENGYTAYWDCSMDNEGSIKLAEKLGFDKDHQYSCIGFPI; this comes from the coding sequence ATGTTTGAATTAAGTAAGCACGAATATTATAAAGTCAAATTTCTTATTGAAACGGGGTATAATCATCCCGAGATAGTATCGATTATTGAGCAGAATAACCCTGGTTGGATATTTATTGATGATAAATTAATTCCTGAAACAGCATTGGTTTGGAGTAAGGGGATCAAAGGCTTTTATTTAATTGGGAATGAGAATAATCATGATTTTTTGAAAGATATTAATGAAAATATAACAACAATTATTGCCCCAAGAATGCGGGGTATGGGGTTAGATTATTTCGAGGCTTCAGGAAATTCGGGAAAATGGAAACTAGATGATATTTTTTCGAGTAGAGTAATAAATAGGTGGGGGCAATTTGTTTACAAATACGTTGATAGCAAAGAAAAACTAATTATAAGTGAAATAGATGGGTACAATTTCATTACCCTAGGTAAACGTGAATTCATTAATGAAGAGTTTAAAAGAAAAGAACTACTACAAAGTCATATTAATCTGTTCTGGGACAGTGAGGAACAATTTCTTTCGAAAGGGTTTGGATGTATCGCTTTGGAGGGAGATGAAATAGTAGGTATTTGCTATTCAAGTTTTATTACTAATGAAACACATGCAATTGGTGTTGAAACCTTAACTGAACACCAACGGAAGGGTATTGGTTATCAGTTGGCTGCTAGAGTAGTAAACGAAATTATTGAGAACGGTTATACAGCATATTGGGATTGTTCAATGGATAATGAAGGCTCAATAAAATTAGCAGAGAAATTAGGTTTTGATAAAGATCATCAATACAGTTGTATTGGATTTCCAATATAA
- a CDS encoding GNAT family N-acetyltransferase translates to MSEVKNRIMNESDNYILGAFKEGNQIVGMIGFRREQGIKFNHKGIIWGVYVSPEYRGKGIAKELLEEVINRGSGLEGLKQINLCVVTLNRVAIELYMKLGFETYGIEKNALEYKGQGYDEELMTYFYT, encoded by the coding sequence ATATCAGAAGTTAAAAATAGAATAATGAATGAGAGCGACAATTATATATTGGGAGCTTTTAAAGAAGGTAACCAAATTGTAGGTATGATTGGATTTAGAAGAGAACAAGGAATTAAATTTAACCATAAAGGAATAATTTGGGGAGTTTATGTATCTCCTGAATACCGAGGCAAAGGAATAGCTAAAGAGCTACTAGAAGAAGTAATTAATAGAGGGAGCGGATTAGAAGGTTTGAAACAAATAAATCTTTGTGTTGTAACTTTAAATAGGGTAGCAATTGAGCTTTACATGAAGTTAGGATTTGAAACATATGGCATAGAGAAAAACGCCTTGGAATATAAAGGACAAGGATATGATGAGGAATTAATGACTTATTTTTATACGTAA
- a CDS encoding phosphotransferase, producing MSNIDKLVSQVLFVAKTNGLAEITPIVLSNGGNLIIHLAPHSIVARLANVISKEEADLAYKRLYRELEVARHLQIKNVPVLLPTDLVDAGPYDVDGTWMTFWNYVPPIQLQRPSPSEAVGLVSGLSIAMKDFSDELPVLGVWERTSQSAARLMKRSDQRIQALLKLFHKVDKQMRLETRLLIPCHGDAHARNLVPSSEGWIWTDFEDVSLMPAYWDLASFVGNLALFNGFKEPTFRYILSNKDIVVDPKAFSFAITARILMSTLGNLDYAIEGYGDLKFATQQLELTGDFISQIDQIIEEKYRN from the coding sequence TTGTCAAATATAGATAAACTAGTTTCTCAAGTGTTATTTGTTGCTAAGACAAATGGTTTAGCTGAAATTACACCTATTGTTCTTAGTAATGGAGGCAACCTGATTATTCATTTGGCTCCCCATTCAATTGTTGCCCGATTAGCCAATGTCATTTCAAAGGAAGAAGCGGATCTCGCATACAAGAGACTTTATCGAGAATTAGAGGTAGCACGTCACCTTCAAATCAAGAACGTTCCCGTCTTATTACCTACTGATCTTGTTGATGCAGGACCATACGACGTTGATGGGACATGGATGACGTTTTGGAACTATGTGCCTCCTATACAATTACAACGACCATCACCGAGTGAAGCCGTTGGACTGGTAAGTGGCCTCTCCATAGCAATGAAGGACTTTTCTGACGAACTTCCAGTGCTTGGTGTTTGGGAACGGACTAGTCAATCGGCTGCGAGATTGATGAAACGCTCTGACCAACGTATACAAGCATTACTAAAGTTGTTTCATAAAGTGGATAAACAAATGCGATTAGAAACAAGGTTGCTAATACCGTGTCATGGAGATGCCCATGCTCGAAACTTAGTACCAAGTTCTGAAGGCTGGATTTGGACGGACTTTGAGGATGTATCATTGATGCCCGCTTACTGGGACCTAGCATCATTTGTTGGTAATCTCGCCTTGTTTAATGGATTTAAGGAGCCAACTTTTAGATACATATTGAGCAATAAAGACATCGTCGTTGATCCAAAAGCATTTAGTTTTGCCATTACCGCCCGCATATTGATGTCTACACTAGGTAATTTAGATTACGCTATTGAAGGTTATGGTGATTTAAAATTTGCTACTCAACAACTAGAACTCACGGGAGATTTTATTAGCCAAATAGACCAAATTATTGAAGAAAAATATAGAAATTAA
- a CDS encoding serine hydrolase domain-containing protein, whose amino-acid sequence MKISKELEKLLDVETAISKFSGSILIKRDGNDLFKSSYDYADRRELIKNTMDTRFTVASGSKIFTAVAICQLVERGFITFDTLIKECIDIPFPTFSSDITIHHLLTHTSGIPDYFDEEFMTDYEKLWENYPMYRVFTSKDFLPLFQEKEMKFQPGERFSYCNAGFILLGLIVEQISGMNFIAYIQRNILDVCDMTDSGYFRMDQLPNRTAIGYIEDQKGKEWRTNIYSVPIIGGADGGAYTTTYDLNNFWSGLMGHKLLKEETTIRMLSPQVETDNFRNYGYGVWMTIIGDEIFKYYVMGGEPGAMMVSSVYVKSSIRAHVMSNKSNGTAEIPGKVDELIYNLE is encoded by the coding sequence ATGAAAATTTCAAAAGAATTAGAAAAATTACTAGATGTTGAAACAGCAATCTCTAAATTCTCAGGTTCAATCTTAATAAAGAGAGATGGAAATGATCTTTTTAAATCTAGCTACGATTATGCAGATCGAAGAGAGTTAATTAAAAACACAATGGACACCAGATTCACAGTGGCTTCAGGTTCTAAGATATTTACAGCAGTAGCGATATGCCAACTTGTGGAACGAGGATTTATTACTTTTGACACATTAATTAAAGAGTGCATAGACATTCCATTTCCAACATTCAGTAGTGATATTACAATCCATCATTTACTCACCCACACTTCGGGTATACCTGACTATTTTGATGAAGAATTCATGACGGATTATGAAAAGTTGTGGGAGAATTATCCGATGTATCGGGTGTTTACTTCTAAAGACTTTTTACCCTTGTTTCAAGAAAAAGAAATGAAGTTTCAACCTGGCGAACGATTCTCATACTGTAATGCTGGTTTTATTCTGCTTGGCCTAATTGTTGAGCAAATAAGTGGTATGAATTTTATAGCATATATCCAAAGAAATATTTTAGATGTGTGTGATATGACAGATTCTGGATACTTCCGAATGGATCAGTTACCTAATCGAACAGCAATAGGATACATTGAGGATCAAAAGGGCAAAGAATGGAGAACGAATATATATTCAGTGCCTATCATCGGTGGAGCGGATGGAGGGGCATATACTACAACTTATGATTTAAATAACTTCTGGTCAGGACTTATGGGTCATAAATTATTAAAGGAGGAAACAACCATAAGAATGTTGTCGCCACAAGTCGAAACAGATAATTTTCGAAATTATGGTTACGGCGTTTGGATGACTATTATTGGTGACGAAATATTTAAGTATTATGTTATGGGTGGTGAACCAGGTGCAATGATGGTCTCTTCAGTATATGTAAAGAGTAGTATTAGAGCACATGTCATGAGTAATAAATCAAATGGAACAGCAGAAATACCAGGTAAAGTTGATGAATTAATTTATAATTTAGAATAA